A single Rattus norvegicus strain BN/NHsdMcwi chromosome 5, GRCr8, whole genome shotgun sequence DNA region contains:
- the Ctps1 gene encoding CTP synthase 1 isoform X1: MFKVKRKMKYILVTGGVISGIGKGVIASSVGTILKSCGLHVTSIKIDPYINIDAGTFSPYEHGEVFVLDDGGEVDLDLGNYERFLDIRLTKDNNLTTGKIYQYVINKERKGDYLGKTVQVVPHITDAIQEWVMRQALIPVDEDGLEPQVCVIELGGTVGDIESMPFIEAFRQFQFKVKKENFCNIHVSLVPQPSSTGEQKTKPTQNSVRELRGLGLSPDLVVCRCSNPLDTSVKEKISMFCHVEPEQVICVHDVSSIYRVPLLLEEQGVVDYFLRRLDLPVERQSRKMLMKWKEMADRYDRLLETCSIALVGKYTKFSDSYASVIKALEHSALAINHKLEIKYIDSTDLEPSTLQEEPVRYHEAWQKLCSAHGVLVPGGFGVRGTEGKIQAIAWARKQKKPFLGVCLGMQLAVVEFSRNVLGWQDANSTEFDPKTSHPVVIDMPEHNPGQMGGTMRLGKRRTLFQTKNSVMRKLYGDTDYLEERHRHRFEVNPVLKKCLEEQGLKFVGQDVEGERMEIVELEDHPFFVGVQYHPEFLSRPIKPSPPYFGLLLASVGRLPHYLQKGCRLSPRDTYSDRSGSSSPDSEITELKFPSISQD; this comes from the exons ATGTTCAAG gttaaaagaaaaatgaagtacaTTCTAGTTACTGGTGGTGTTATATCAGGAATTGGAAAAGGAGTTATCGCCAGCAGTGTGGGCACAATACTCAAGTCATGCGGTTTACATGTAACGTCAATTAAAATTGACCCCTATATTAACATCGATGCAGGAACATTCTCTCCTTATGAACATG GAGAAGTCTTTGTGCTGGATGATGGTGGAGAAGTTGACCTTGACTTGGGAAACTATGAGCGGTTCCTTGATATCCGCCTCACCAAGGACAATAACCTGACCACAGGGAAGATATACCAGTACGTCATTAACAAGGAGCGCAAAGGAGATTACTTAGGGAAAACTGTTCAGG ttGTCCCTCACATCACAGATGCAATTCAAGAGTGGGTGATGAGACAGGCGTTAATACCTGTAGACGAAGATGGCTTAGAACCTCAAGTGTGTGTTATTGAG CTTGGTGGCACAGTGGGAGACATTGAAAGCATGCCCTTCATTGAGGCCTTCCGCCAGTTCCAGTTCAAGGTCAAGAAGGAGAACTTTTGTAATATCCATGTCAGTCTGGTTCCTCAG CCAAGTTCAACAGGGGAACAGAAGACAAAACCCACTCAGAACAGTGTTCGGGAACTTAGAGGACTCGGGCTGTCTCCAGACTTA GTGGTGTGCAGATGCTCAAATCCTCTTGACACATCTGTGAAAGAGAAAATATCAATGTTCTGCCATGTGGAACCTGAACAA GTGATCTGCGTTCACGACGTCTCATCCATCTACCGGGTGCCCTTGCTGTTAGAAGAGCAAGGGGTGGTGGACTACTTTCTTCGGAGACTCGACCTTCCCGTTGAGAGACAGTCACGGAAGATGCTGATGAAGTGGAAGGAGATGGCAGACAG ATATGATCGCTTGCTGGAGACCTGCTCTATCGCTCTTGTGGGCAAATACACCAAATTCTCAGATTCGTATGCCTCTGTCATTAAAGCTCTAGAGCACTCTGCATTGGCTATTAACCACAAGTTGGAGATCAAG TACATCGATTCCACAGACCTGGAGCCGAGCACCCTGCAGGAAGAGCCTGTGCGCTACCATGAGGCCTGGCAGAAGCTCTGCAGTGCTCA TGGAGTGCTGGTTCCAGGAGGATTTGGTGTTCGGGGAACAGAAGGGAAAATTCAAGCAATTGCCTGGGCTCGGAAACAGAAGAAGCCTTTTTTGG GTGTGTGCTTAGGAATGCAGCTAGCAGTGgtagaattttcaagaaatgtgCTGGGATGGCAAG ATGCCAATTCTACAGAGTTTGACCCTAAGACTAGTCATCCTGTG GTCATAGACATGCCAGAGCATAACCCTGGGCAAATGGGAGGAACCATGAGGCTGGGCAAGAGGAGAACCCTGTTCCAGACCAAGAACTCAGTCATGA GGAAACTCTATGGAGACACAGACTACTTGGAAGAAAGGCACCGCCACCGATTTGAG GTGAATCCAGTCCTGAAAAAGTGCTTGGAAGAGCAAGGCTTGAAGTTTGTTGGCCAGGATGTTGAAGGCGAGAGGATGGAGATCGTGGAGCTGGAAG ACCATCCGTTTTTCGTTGGAGTGCAGTATCACCCCGAGTTCCTGTCCAGGCCAATCAAGCCCTCCCCACCCTACTTTGGcctcctcctggcctctgtggggcgGCTCCCACATTACCTTCAGAAAGGTTGCCGGCTGTCACCCAG GGACACTTACAGTGACAGAAGTGGGAGCAGCTCCCCTGACTCTGAAATCACTGAACTGAAGTTTCCATCAATAAGTCAGGACTGA
- the Ctps1 gene encoding CTP synthase 1 — protein MKYILVTGGVISGIGKGVIASSVGTILKSCGLHVTSIKIDPYINIDAGTFSPYEHGEVFVLDDGGEVDLDLGNYERFLDIRLTKDNNLTTGKIYQYVINKERKGDYLGKTVQVVPHITDAIQEWVMRQALIPVDEDGLEPQVCVIELGGTVGDIESMPFIEAFRQFQFKVKKENFCNIHVSLVPQPSSTGEQKTKPTQNSVRELRGLGLSPDLVVCRCSNPLDTSVKEKISMFCHVEPEQVICVHDVSSIYRVPLLLEEQGVVDYFLRRLDLPVERQSRKMLMKWKEMADRYDRLLETCSIALVGKYTKFSDSYASVIKALEHSALAINHKLEIKYIDSTDLEPSTLQEEPVRYHEAWQKLCSAHGVLVPGGFGVRGTEGKIQAIAWARKQKKPFLGVCLGMQLAVVEFSRNVLGWQDANSTEFDPKTSHPVVIDMPEHNPGQMGGTMRLGKRRTLFQTKNSVMRKLYGDTDYLEERHRHRFEVNPVLKKCLEEQGLKFVGQDVEGERMEIVELEDHPFFVGVQYHPEFLSRPIKPSPPYFGLLLASVGRLPHYLQKGCRLSPRDTYSDRSGSSSPDSEITELKFPSISQD, from the exons atgaagtacaTTCTAGTTACTGGTGGTGTTATATCAGGAATTGGAAAAGGAGTTATCGCCAGCAGTGTGGGCACAATACTCAAGTCATGCGGTTTACATGTAACGTCAATTAAAATTGACCCCTATATTAACATCGATGCAGGAACATTCTCTCCTTATGAACATG GAGAAGTCTTTGTGCTGGATGATGGTGGAGAAGTTGACCTTGACTTGGGAAACTATGAGCGGTTCCTTGATATCCGCCTCACCAAGGACAATAACCTGACCACAGGGAAGATATACCAGTACGTCATTAACAAGGAGCGCAAAGGAGATTACTTAGGGAAAACTGTTCAGG ttGTCCCTCACATCACAGATGCAATTCAAGAGTGGGTGATGAGACAGGCGTTAATACCTGTAGACGAAGATGGCTTAGAACCTCAAGTGTGTGTTATTGAG CTTGGTGGCACAGTGGGAGACATTGAAAGCATGCCCTTCATTGAGGCCTTCCGCCAGTTCCAGTTCAAGGTCAAGAAGGAGAACTTTTGTAATATCCATGTCAGTCTGGTTCCTCAG CCAAGTTCAACAGGGGAACAGAAGACAAAACCCACTCAGAACAGTGTTCGGGAACTTAGAGGACTCGGGCTGTCTCCAGACTTA GTGGTGTGCAGATGCTCAAATCCTCTTGACACATCTGTGAAAGAGAAAATATCAATGTTCTGCCATGTGGAACCTGAACAA GTGATCTGCGTTCACGACGTCTCATCCATCTACCGGGTGCCCTTGCTGTTAGAAGAGCAAGGGGTGGTGGACTACTTTCTTCGGAGACTCGACCTTCCCGTTGAGAGACAGTCACGGAAGATGCTGATGAAGTGGAAGGAGATGGCAGACAG ATATGATCGCTTGCTGGAGACCTGCTCTATCGCTCTTGTGGGCAAATACACCAAATTCTCAGATTCGTATGCCTCTGTCATTAAAGCTCTAGAGCACTCTGCATTGGCTATTAACCACAAGTTGGAGATCAAG TACATCGATTCCACAGACCTGGAGCCGAGCACCCTGCAGGAAGAGCCTGTGCGCTACCATGAGGCCTGGCAGAAGCTCTGCAGTGCTCA TGGAGTGCTGGTTCCAGGAGGATTTGGTGTTCGGGGAACAGAAGGGAAAATTCAAGCAATTGCCTGGGCTCGGAAACAGAAGAAGCCTTTTTTGG GTGTGTGCTTAGGAATGCAGCTAGCAGTGgtagaattttcaagaaatgtgCTGGGATGGCAAG ATGCCAATTCTACAGAGTTTGACCCTAAGACTAGTCATCCTGTG GTCATAGACATGCCAGAGCATAACCCTGGGCAAATGGGAGGAACCATGAGGCTGGGCAAGAGGAGAACCCTGTTCCAGACCAAGAACTCAGTCATGA GGAAACTCTATGGAGACACAGACTACTTGGAAGAAAGGCACCGCCACCGATTTGAG GTGAATCCAGTCCTGAAAAAGTGCTTGGAAGAGCAAGGCTTGAAGTTTGTTGGCCAGGATGTTGAAGGCGAGAGGATGGAGATCGTGGAGCTGGAAG ACCATCCGTTTTTCGTTGGAGTGCAGTATCACCCCGAGTTCCTGTCCAGGCCAATCAAGCCCTCCCCACCCTACTTTGGcctcctcctggcctctgtggggcgGCTCCCACATTACCTTCAGAAAGGTTGCCGGCTGTCACCCAG GGACACTTACAGTGACAGAAGTGGGAGCAGCTCCCCTGACTCTGAAATCACTGAACTGAAGTTTCCATCAATAAGTCAGGACTGA